Proteins found in one Triticum aestivum cultivar Chinese Spring chromosome 4D, IWGSC CS RefSeq v2.1, whole genome shotgun sequence genomic segment:
- the LOC123096317 gene encoding putative F-box/LRR-repeat protein At5g02700 isoform X1, with protein MPKEQATASRRRKAAPEARGSEGIDALPGEVLQHVLSFLPVAEAVQTCVLARGWRDLWKSMPVLRITCEGRILNRRGVRRLNKFVNHLLLLRDRSAPLHACEIELSTFHSQDEPQVNLWTRHALLCQARVLSVHLSRDNNSFELLEDLPLVSPHLTRLELCNVVLNDSILNFSSCPALEELWMRGCYIQADMIMSLSLKRLTILDCIFYPNERTRISVPSLVALELIECWGRTPLLESMPSLVTGSIKLADCDDCCGKEAGGSCVDDTCENCGSNGDGSGDCVLLSGLSDAKSLELIAEPCAFILKRDLMWCPTFSKLKTLLLNDWCMKANLGALMCFLQHTPVLEKLTIQLCQAPSSWMGTEGSYNLTGQPFASSKLKVLEIKCEKIDERVHRILTFLSTYSIHVEQINIQQSIGSSEEPKDFPQEPRAGPSQARTPRVLPSQNAQLRSMAEQIVVRQEQIEVEQQQILAHLGQIQVEQQQILAHQEEIQVEQQQIIAGQQQQRHLLTRILAWLQEHSARKTPPAAPCAAGSAHTAGLE; from the exons ATGCCTAAGGAGCAAGCGACGGCCTCCCGCAGGCGGAAGGCGGCGCCCGAGGCGCGTGGCAGCGAGGGGATCGACGCTCTGCCGGGCGAGGTCCTGCAGCATGTGCTGTCCTTCTTGCCGGTGGCGGAGGCCGTGCAGACCTGCGTGCTGGCTCGGGGCTGGCGCGACCTCTGGAAGTCCATGCCGGTCCTGCGCATCACCTGCGAGGGGAGGATTCTGAACCGGCGGGGCGTCAGGAGGCTCAACAAGTTTGTGAACCACCTGCTGCTGCTCCGCGACCGCAGCGCGCCTCTGCATGCGTGTGAGATAGAGCTCAGTACTTTCCATAGCCAGGATGAACCGCAGGTCAACTTATGGACCCGACATGCTCTCTTGTGCCAAGCTCGAGTCCTCAGTGTTCATTTAAGCCGTGATAACAATAGCTTCGAGCTGCTGGAGGACCTGCCTCTCGTCTCTCCGCACTTGACGAGGTTGGAGCTTTGCAACGTAGTGTTAAATGATAGCATTCTGAATTTTTCGAGCTGCCCAGCGCTGGAAGAACTATGGATGAGGGGTTGCTACATCCAAGCTGATATGATCATGTCCCTGTCCCTAAAACGCCTCACCATCCTTGACTGCATATTTTATCCAAATGAACGGACTCGGATTTCTGTCCCGAGTCTAGTTGCACTGGAATTAATTGAATGTTGGGGGAGGACTCCTTTGCTTGAAAGCATGCCATCGTTAGTAACAGGTTCTATTAAGCTTGCCGACTGTGATGATTGTTGTGGTAAAGAAGCTGGTGGTTCGTGTGTAGATGATACCTGTGAAAATTGTGGTTCCAATGGTGATGGCAGTGGAGATTGTGTGCTTCTCAGTGGTTTGTCAGATGCTAAAAGCTTGGAGTTGATAGCTGAACCTTGTGCG TTTATTCTCAAAAGAGATTTGATGTGGTGCCCAACCTTTAGCAAGTTAAAAACCTTGTTACTCAATGATTGGTGTATGAAGGCCAATCTTGGTGCACTCATGTGCTTTCTCCAGCATACACCTGTTCTCGAGAAGCTTACTATCCAGCTTTGTCAG GCACCCAGCAGTTGGATGGGGACTGAAGGAAGCTACAATCTGACGGGACAACCGTTTGCATCTAGCAAGCTTAAGGTACTTGAAATCAAGTGTGAGAAGATTGATGAGAGGGTTCACAGAATTTTAACGTTCTTGAGTACCTATAGCATACATGTTGAGCAAATCAATATCCAGCAGAGTATTGGATCTTCTGAAG AGCCCAAGGATTTTCCTCAGGAACCCAGAGCTGGACCTTCTCAAGCGCGAACTCCGCGTGTGTTGCCCTCGCAGAATGCTCAGTTGAGGAGCATGGCTGAGCAGATTGTAGTCAGGCAGGAGCAGATCGAAGTTGAGCAACAGCAGATCCTAGCGCATCTGGGGCAGATCCAAGTTGAACAGCAGCAGATCCTAGCGCATCAGGAGGAGATCCAAGTTGAGCAGCAGCAGATCATAGctgggcagcagcagcagaggcacCTCTTGACTCGGATCTTAGCCTGGCTCCAGGAACATTCAGCTCGGAAGACTCCACCAGCTGCTCCTTGTGCTGCTGGCTCAGCTCACACAGCGGGTCTTGAGTGA
- the LOC123096317 gene encoding putative F-box/LRR-repeat protein At5g02700 isoform X2, with protein MPKEQATASRRRKAAPEARGSEGIDALPGEVLQHVLSFLPVAEAVQTCVLARGWRDLWKSMPVLRITCEGRILNRRGVRRLNKFVNHLLLLRDRSAPLHACEIELSTFHSQDEPQVNLWTRHALLCQARVLSVHLSRDNNSFELLEDLPLVSPHLTRLELCNVVLNDSILNFSSCPALEELWMRGCYIQADMIMSLSLKRLTILDCIFYPNERTRISVPSLVALELIECWGRTPLLESMPSLVTGSIKLADCDDCCGKEAGGSCVDDTCENCGSNGDGSGDCVLLSGLSDAKSLELIAEPCAFILKRDLMWCPTFSKLKTLLLNDWCMKANLGALMCFLQHTPVLEKLTIQLCQAPSSWMGTEGSYNLTGQPFASSKLKVLEIKCEKIDERVHRILTFLSTYSIHVEQINIQQSIGSSEGTQSWTFSSANSACVALAECSVEEHG; from the exons ATGCCTAAGGAGCAAGCGACGGCCTCCCGCAGGCGGAAGGCGGCGCCCGAGGCGCGTGGCAGCGAGGGGATCGACGCTCTGCCGGGCGAGGTCCTGCAGCATGTGCTGTCCTTCTTGCCGGTGGCGGAGGCCGTGCAGACCTGCGTGCTGGCTCGGGGCTGGCGCGACCTCTGGAAGTCCATGCCGGTCCTGCGCATCACCTGCGAGGGGAGGATTCTGAACCGGCGGGGCGTCAGGAGGCTCAACAAGTTTGTGAACCACCTGCTGCTGCTCCGCGACCGCAGCGCGCCTCTGCATGCGTGTGAGATAGAGCTCAGTACTTTCCATAGCCAGGATGAACCGCAGGTCAACTTATGGACCCGACATGCTCTCTTGTGCCAAGCTCGAGTCCTCAGTGTTCATTTAAGCCGTGATAACAATAGCTTCGAGCTGCTGGAGGACCTGCCTCTCGTCTCTCCGCACTTGACGAGGTTGGAGCTTTGCAACGTAGTGTTAAATGATAGCATTCTGAATTTTTCGAGCTGCCCAGCGCTGGAAGAACTATGGATGAGGGGTTGCTACATCCAAGCTGATATGATCATGTCCCTGTCCCTAAAACGCCTCACCATCCTTGACTGCATATTTTATCCAAATGAACGGACTCGGATTTCTGTCCCGAGTCTAGTTGCACTGGAATTAATTGAATGTTGGGGGAGGACTCCTTTGCTTGAAAGCATGCCATCGTTAGTAACAGGTTCTATTAAGCTTGCCGACTGTGATGATTGTTGTGGTAAAGAAGCTGGTGGTTCGTGTGTAGATGATACCTGTGAAAATTGTGGTTCCAATGGTGATGGCAGTGGAGATTGTGTGCTTCTCAGTGGTTTGTCAGATGCTAAAAGCTTGGAGTTGATAGCTGAACCTTGTGCG TTTATTCTCAAAAGAGATTTGATGTGGTGCCCAACCTTTAGCAAGTTAAAAACCTTGTTACTCAATGATTGGTGTATGAAGGCCAATCTTGGTGCACTCATGTGCTTTCTCCAGCATACACCTGTTCTCGAGAAGCTTACTATCCAGCTTTGTCAG GCACCCAGCAGTTGGATGGGGACTGAAGGAAGCTACAATCTGACGGGACAACCGTTTGCATCTAGCAAGCTTAAGGTACTTGAAATCAAGTGTGAGAAGATTGATGAGAGGGTTCACAGAATTTTAACGTTCTTGAGTACCTATAGCATACATGTTGAGCAAATCAATATCCAGCAGAGTATTGGATCTTCTGAAG GAACCCAGAGCTGGACCTTCTCAAGCGCGAACTCCGCGTGTGTTGCCCTCGCAGAATGCTCAGTTGAGGAGCATGGCTGA